The Fulvivirga ligni genome window below encodes:
- the rpsD gene encoding 30S ribosomal protein S4, whose product MARYRGPKAKVARRFNEPIFGPSKALQKKSYPPGQHGRGRRRKQSEYAVQLMEKQKAKYTYGVLEKQFANLFDKASRKSGITGEILLQLLESRLDNTVFRLGIAPTRRAARQLVLHKHIIVNGEIVNVPSFHVKPGDTVGVRERSKSLESITDSLATHGVKKFPWLEWDGSEMVGKLVTLPQRDEIPENINEQLIVELYSK is encoded by the coding sequence ATGGCAAGATATAGAGGTCCAAAGGCGAAAGTAGCCAGAAGATTCAACGAGCCTATTTTTGGCCCAAGTAAGGCGTTGCAAAAGAAGAGCTATCCTCCAGGTCAGCACGGACGTGGAAGAAGAAGAAAGCAGTCGGAATATGCTGTCCAGCTTATGGAGAAGCAGAAGGCCAAATATACATATGGTGTTCTAGAAAAGCAGTTCGCTAATCTATTCGACAAAGCTTCTAGAAAGTCTGGTATTACAGGTGAGATCTTATTACAGTTACTAGAATCTAGATTAGATAACACTGTATTTAGATTAGGCATAGCTCCTACAAGAAGAGCTGCTAGACAATTAGTATTACACAAGCACATCATCGTGAATGGAGAAATCGTTAATGTTCCTTCATTCCACGTAAAGCCAGGTGATACAGTAGGTGTTCGTGAGAGATCTAAATCTCTTGAGTCGATTACTGATAGCCTTGCTACGCACGGAGTAAAGAAATTCCCTTGGTTAGAGTGGGATGGAAGTGAAATGGTTGGTAAGTTGGTTACTTTACCACAGAGGGATGAGATTCCTGAAAACATCAACGAGCAGTTGATTGTAGAACTTTACTCTAAGTAA
- a CDS encoding DNA-directed RNA polymerase subunit alpha yields the protein MSILAFQMPDKVVMEKADDFHGLFTFKPLEKGYGVTIGNALRRILLSSLEGHAITGIKIPGVLHEFSTIEGVVEDVSEIILNLKMVRFKKIGESFDNKITVAIKGQKEFTAGDIAKSTSAFEVLNPELVICNLDESVDIEVELTIDKGRGYLPAEENKPSEQVFGFIPIDAIFTPIKNVKYSIENTRVEQKTDYEQLVLDIETDGSIHPEKALEGAAHILIQHFMLFSDKSIELETDKGGEIEQVDEEMLHMRKLLKTPLNDLDLSVRAYNCLKAADVKTLGDLVKLEISDMMKFRNFGKKSLAELEQLVQDKNLTFGMDLSKYKLEEE from the coding sequence ATGTCAATTTTAGCATTTCAAATGCCTGACAAAGTCGTAATGGAAAAAGCAGACGATTTCCACGGCTTGTTTACTTTTAAACCATTAGAAAAGGGATATGGTGTTACTATAGGTAACGCTTTAAGAAGAATATTACTTTCTTCTTTAGAAGGTCATGCAATCACTGGAATAAAAATACCAGGTGTATTACATGAGTTTTCTACTATCGAAGGCGTTGTTGAGGATGTTTCAGAAATTATTTTGAATCTTAAAATGGTAAGGTTCAAGAAAATAGGTGAGTCTTTTGATAACAAAATAACTGTTGCCATTAAAGGACAAAAGGAGTTCACTGCTGGTGATATCGCTAAGAGCACGTCTGCATTCGAAGTTCTTAATCCTGAATTGGTGATTTGTAACTTGGATGAGTCTGTGGATATTGAGGTAGAGCTTACTATTGACAAAGGTAGAGGCTATCTTCCAGCTGAAGAGAATAAACCTTCAGAGCAGGTATTTGGATTTATTCCAATTGATGCCATCTTCACTCCTATCAAAAATGTGAAGTATAGCATTGAAAATACTAGGGTAGAGCAAAAAACTGACTACGAGCAATTAGTATTAGATATAGAAACTGATGGTTCTATCCACCCTGAGAAAGCTTTGGAAGGAGCAGCTCATATACTTATTCAACACTTCATGTTATTCTCTGATAAGTCTATCGAGTTAGAGACTGATAAAGGTGGTGAAATAGAGCAGGTAGATGAGGAAATGCTTCATATGAGAAAGTTATTGAAGACTCCTCTTAATGACTTAGACCTTTCTGTTAGAGCATATAACTGCTTAAAAGCAGCTGATGTTAAGACATTAGGTGATCTTGTGAAGTTGGAGATTTCTGATATGATGAAATTTAGAAACTTCGGTAAGAAGTCGTTAGCTGAGCTTGAGCAATTGGTTCAAGATAAGAATCTAACTTTTGGAATGGATCTATCCAAGTATAAACTTGAAGAAGAATAA
- the rplQ gene encoding 50S ribosomal protein L17: protein MRHGKKINHLGRTAPHRKAMLSNMAASLIINKRITTTVAKAKALRKYVEPLITRAKEDTTHSRRMVFSYLNDKQSVKMLFDEVAEKIAKRPGGYTRILKTGNRLGDNADMCIIELVDYNEFLLQDDSAAKTKTRRSRRGGSTKAKAEETVATKSEETAPAAETKEEAPKSEDSTSEESTDEKKD from the coding sequence ATGAGACACGGGAAAAAAATTAATCACTTAGGTAGAACAGCTCCTCATAGAAAGGCGATGCTTTCTAACATGGCTGCTTCTTTAATCATAAATAAAAGGATTACTACTACAGTTGCTAAAGCTAAAGCTTTGAGAAAGTATGTAGAGCCTTTGATCACTAGAGCAAAAGAAGATACTACTCATTCTAGAAGAATGGTTTTCTCTTACCTTAATGACAAACAATCTGTAAAGATGTTATTTGATGAGGTAGCTGAGAAAATAGCAAAAAGACCTGGAGGATATACTAGAATATTAAAGACTGGTAATCGTTTAGGGGATAATGCTGATATGTGTATCATCGAGCTAGTAGATTACAACGAGTTTCTTCTACAGGATGATAGCGCAGCTAAAACTAAAACTAGAAGAAGCAGAAGAGGCGGTAGCACTAAAGCAAAAGCTGAAGAAACAGTGGCTACTAAATCTGAAGAGACTGCACCGGCAGCCGAAACTAAAGAAGAGGCACCTAAGTCTGAAGATTCAACTTCTGAAGAATCAACCGATGAAAAAAAGGATTGA
- the carA gene encoding glutamine-hydrolyzing carbamoyl-phosphate synthase small subunit, translating to MKLQKREKAYLLLEDGLLLEGTAIGKKGTRGGEICFNTGMTGYQEIYTDPSYYGQIIVNTNSHIGNYGTIDSEQESDAPKISGIVVNDYSYIYSRKTAGESLQGYLEKHEVIGIADVDTRMLVRHLRSKGAMNAIISSELSGDDLKAELEKVPSMDGLELSSIVSTKEPYFVGDESAQHRVAVLDLGIKTNILRNLAARGVYCKVFPAKTSFEEMEKWNGDGYFISNGPGDPSVMSYAVETVKQILDANKPLFGICLGHQIIALANGISTYKMHHGHRGLNHPIKNLVTGLSEITSQNHGFAISEKDVEASDLVEATHIHLNDKTIAGIKVKNKNAFCVQYHPESSPGPHDSRYLFDDFIKMIAENK from the coding sequence ATGAAACTACAAAAACGAGAAAAAGCCTATTTACTTTTAGAGGATGGACTACTTTTAGAAGGTACCGCAATAGGTAAAAAGGGCACTCGAGGGGGTGAGATTTGCTTTAATACTGGAATGACTGGATACCAGGAAATTTACACCGACCCTTCTTACTATGGACAAATTATTGTAAATACTAATAGCCATATTGGTAATTACGGCACAATTGATAGTGAGCAAGAGTCTGACGCACCAAAAATCAGTGGTATCGTTGTAAATGATTACTCTTACATATATAGCAGAAAAACGGCCGGGGAGAGTCTTCAGGGTTATCTTGAGAAACATGAGGTAATTGGTATTGCTGATGTGGATACAAGGATGTTAGTAAGGCACCTTAGAAGTAAAGGAGCCATGAATGCCATTATATCTTCTGAGCTATCTGGGGATGATCTGAAGGCAGAGTTAGAAAAAGTGCCATCAATGGATGGTCTTGAGCTGTCATCTATTGTTAGTACCAAGGAACCGTATTTCGTTGGTGACGAATCTGCTCAGCACAGAGTAGCTGTATTGGACTTAGGTATTAAGACAAACATTTTAAGAAATTTGGCAGCGAGAGGTGTTTATTGTAAGGTGTTCCCTGCAAAAACTTCTTTTGAAGAGATGGAGAAATGGAATGGTGATGGCTACTTCATTTCTAACGGTCCTGGTGATCCGTCTGTTATGTCTTATGCTGTGGAAACAGTGAAGCAGATTTTAGATGCAAATAAACCCTTGTTTGGAATTTGCCTCGGTCATCAGATTATTGCTTTGGCCAATGGAATTTCTACTTATAAAATGCACCATGGTCATAGAGGGTTAAATCACCCTATTAAAAACTTGGTTACTGGGTTAAGTGAGATTACTTCACAGAACCACGGCTTTGCCATAAGCGAAAAGGATGTAGAGGCTTCTGATTTAGTGGAAGCGACTCATATCCATTTAAATGATAAAACCATAGCCGGAATTAAGGTGAAAAATAAGAATGCATTCTGTGTGCAGTATCACCCGGAATCTTCACCTGGTCCGCATGATTCAAGATATCTTTTTGATGATTTTATCAAGATGATAGCTGAAAACAAATAA
- the eno gene encoding phosphopyruvate hydratase — MSVIESIHARQILDSRGNPTVEVDVVTENGILGRAAVPSGASTGKHEAVELRDGNKKVFMGKGVLKAVENVNSIIAEELVGFSVFDQNLLDKIMLEADGTDNKAKLGANAILGASLAIAKAAAKESGQSLYRYIGGVNANTLPVPMMNILNGGSHADNAIDFQEFMVMPVKADTFSEALRMGTEVFHNLKKVLSDKGLSTNVGDEGGFAPNIGSNEEAIEVVLQAIEKAGYKPGEDMFIAMDAASSEFYDSKKKVYDFASTGKQLTSDEMVEYWANWVDKYPIISLEDAMEEDDWSGWKKLTEKAGHKVQLVGDDLFVTNVKRLQDGISQGVANSILIKVNQIGSLTETINTVNLATRSKYTSVMSHRSGETEDSTIADLAVALNTGQIKTGSASRSDRMAKYNQLLRIEEELGETAYFPGIKAFNK; from the coding sequence ATGAGTGTAATTGAAAGTATTCACGCAAGACAAATCCTCGATTCTAGAGGAAATCCTACCGTAGAGGTAGATGTTGTAACAGAAAATGGCATCCTAGGTAGGGCTGCTGTACCTTCTGGAGCTTCAACCGGAAAACACGAAGCCGTTGAATTAAGGGACGGTAACAAGAAGGTTTTCATGGGCAAAGGAGTATTGAAGGCTGTTGAGAATGTGAATTCAATCATAGCTGAAGAATTAGTAGGCTTCTCTGTGTTCGATCAGAATCTTTTAGACAAAATCATGCTTGAGGCAGATGGTACTGATAACAAAGCGAAGTTAGGTGCTAATGCTATTTTAGGAGCGTCTTTGGCTATTGCTAAAGCTGCGGCTAAGGAGTCTGGTCAGTCATTGTATAGATATATTGGAGGTGTTAATGCTAACACTCTTCCTGTACCTATGATGAACATCCTTAACGGTGGTAGTCATGCCGATAATGCAATTGACTTTCAGGAATTCATGGTTATGCCTGTGAAAGCTGATACTTTCTCAGAAGCATTACGTATGGGAACTGAAGTATTCCATAACCTTAAAAAAGTATTGTCTGACAAAGGTCTTTCTACAAACGTAGGTGACGAAGGTGGATTTGCACCAAATATCGGTTCTAACGAAGAGGCTATCGAAGTTGTACTTCAGGCTATTGAGAAGGCTGGTTATAAGCCTGGTGAGGATATGTTTATCGCTATGGATGCCGCTTCTTCTGAATTCTATGATAGTAAGAAAAAAGTTTATGACTTCGCTTCTACTGGAAAGCAGCTTACTTCTGACGAGATGGTTGAATACTGGGCTAATTGGGTAGATAAATATCCAATCATTTCCCTGGAAGATGCTATGGAAGAAGATGATTGGTCTGGATGGAAAAAACTTACTGAAAAGGCTGGTCATAAAGTACAGTTAGTAGGTGATGATCTTTTTGTAACTAACGTTAAGAGACTTCAGGATGGTATCTCTCAGGGAGTTGCAAACTCTATCTTAATAAAAGTTAACCAGATTGGATCTTTAACTGAGACTATCAATACTGTAAACCTAGCTACAAGAAGTAAATATACTAGCGTAATGTCTCACAGATCTGGTGAAACAGAAGATAGCACTATCGCAGATCTTGCAGTGGCATTAAATACAGGACAAATTAAAACTGGTTCAGCTTCACGTTCTGATAGAATGGCTAAATACAATCAGCTATTAAGAATTGAAGAGGAGCTTGGTGAAACAGCTTATTTCCCTGGAATTAAAGCTTTCAATAAGTAA
- a CDS encoding FtsB family cell division protein, which produces MKLPKFTKNFYFIFSFFFLIWMLFIDANDLITQFQLKQQKDDLEDEKSYYLEKIEDVKKDRQELLSNDKLLEKFAREKYFMKKESEDLFVIVEE; this is translated from the coding sequence ATGAAATTGCCAAAATTCACAAAGAACTTTTATTTCATATTCAGCTTTTTCTTTCTGATATGGATGCTTTTTATTGATGCTAACGACTTAATCACTCAGTTTCAATTAAAGCAACAGAAAGACGATCTTGAGGATGAAAAGTCTTACTATCTAGAGAAGATTGAGGATGTGAAGAAAGACAGGCAAGAGCTTTTAAGTAATGATAAATTACTTGAAAAGTTTGCCCGTGAAAAGTATTTCATGAAAAAAGAATCTGAAGATCTATTTGTTATTGTAGAAGAGTAA